Proteins encoded together in one Myxococcales bacterium window:
- a CDS encoding ribonuclease N1 has protein sequence MATPSPRASPSPSPSPSPRVAPTATPPRAAPTATPPIAAPTPATPAALALGSIADPEERAAVIAVATAIDRGGPFAYRKDGAVFENREGRLPRRARGYWREYTVPTPTEDDRGARRLVAGDRRELYYTRDHYRAFVAVRAAAP, from the coding sequence ATGGCCACGCCGTCGCCGCGCGCGTCGCCGTCGCCGTCGCCGTCGCCGAGCCCGCGCGTCGCGCCCACGGCGACACCGCCGCGCGCCGCGCCCACGGCGACACCGCCGATCGCCGCGCCCACGCCGGCCACGCCGGCCGCGCTCGCGCTCGGCTCGATCGCCGACCCCGAGGAGCGCGCCGCGGTCATCGCGGTCGCCACGGCGATCGATCGCGGCGGCCCGTTCGCCTACCGCAAGGACGGCGCGGTGTTCGAGAACCGCGAGGGACGGCTGCCGCGCCGGGCGCGCGGCTACTGGCGCGAGTACACCGTCCCGACGCCGACCGAGGACGATCGCGGCGCGCGCCGCCTGGTCGCGGGCGATCGGCGCGAGCTGTACTACACCCGCGATCACTACCGCGCGTTCGTCGCGGTCCGCGCCGCCGCGCCCTGA
- a CDS encoding DJ-1/PfpI family protein, with amino-acid sequence MARLWMPLPDHDFDVTEVAVPWKLATEAGHEVVFATEAGATPAADPLLLRGVLFGKLGAYPEPKAFYQELTEAPAFMRTVPWADLDVAGFDGLILPGGHAPGMKQYLGAPALHAQVARFWQLGRPVGAICHGVLALARSVDPTTGASVLAGARTTCLPKYMERSAYLLTFWKLGRYYRTYPAYVEDEVKAALADPARQFERGPRTTTQRGTRDDDDATFVVEDGRYVSARWPGDAYRFARAFLARL; translated from the coding sequence ATGGCGCGCCTGTGGATGCCCCTGCCCGACCACGACTTCGACGTCACCGAGGTCGCGGTGCCGTGGAAGCTCGCGACCGAGGCCGGCCACGAGGTGGTGTTCGCCACCGAGGCGGGCGCGACGCCCGCCGCCGATCCGCTGCTCCTGCGCGGCGTGCTGTTCGGCAAGCTCGGCGCCTACCCCGAGCCCAAGGCGTTCTACCAGGAGCTGACCGAGGCCCCGGCGTTCATGCGCACCGTGCCCTGGGCCGACCTCGACGTCGCCGGCTTCGACGGGCTGATCCTGCCCGGCGGCCACGCGCCCGGGATGAAGCAGTACCTGGGCGCGCCCGCGCTGCACGCGCAGGTCGCGCGGTTCTGGCAGCTCGGGCGTCCGGTCGGCGCGATCTGTCACGGCGTCCTGGCGCTGGCCCGCAGCGTCGATCCGACCACCGGCGCCAGCGTGCTCGCGGGCGCGCGCACCACGTGCCTGCCGAAGTACATGGAGCGCTCCGCGTACCTGCTGACGTTCTGGAAGCTCGGGCGCTACTACCGGACCTACCCGGCCTACGTCGAGGACGAGGTCAAGGCCGCGCTGGCCGACCCGGCGCGGCAGTTCGAGCGCGGGCCGCGCACGACCACCCAGCGCGGCACCCGCGACGACGACGACGCGACGTTCGTGGTGGAGGACGGTCGCTACGTGTCGGCGCGCTGGCCCGGCGACGCCTACCGGTTCGCGCGCGCGTTCCTGGCGCGGCTGTGA
- a CDS encoding GNAT family N-acetyltransferase — translation MFVDVALAARIDAGEAGLAQAVAHGVASTGATVAIDPIAGGVAVLARPGLPTNKVAGCGFGAELDLDALAAIEARWHADGEPVRFELATLAPPALHQALLGRGYLLEGFEHVLVRRVRAADAVPALAAGVTVEPVTDATAADWLRVSIDGFGHPDHVSPLDPPIDPAVLERIFADLGTAAVPRYLARVDGAPAGIASARFADGLVQLCGAATAPRFRRRGVQRALLTTRLADAVAAGCDLAVVTTAPASQSQANVMRIGFALAYARAVLLRAPVGR, via the coding sequence ATGTTCGTCGACGTCGCGCTCGCGGCCCGGATCGACGCGGGCGAGGCGGGCCTGGCGCAGGCGGTCGCCCACGGCGTCGCCTCCACCGGCGCGACCGTCGCGATCGATCCGATCGCCGGCGGCGTCGCCGTGCTGGCGCGCCCCGGGCTGCCGACCAACAAGGTCGCCGGCTGCGGCTTCGGCGCCGAGCTCGATCTCGACGCGCTGGCGGCGATCGAGGCCCGCTGGCACGCCGACGGCGAGCCGGTGCGGTTCGAGCTGGCGACGCTGGCGCCGCCGGCGCTGCACCAGGCCCTGCTCGGGCGCGGCTACCTGCTCGAGGGCTTCGAGCACGTGCTCGTGCGCCGGGTGCGCGCCGCCGACGCGGTGCCGGCCCTGGCCGCGGGCGTCACCGTCGAGCCCGTCACCGACGCCACCGCCGCCGACTGGCTGCGGGTGTCGATCGACGGGTTCGGCCACCCCGACCATGTCAGCCCGCTCGATCCGCCGATCGACCCCGCGGTCCTCGAGCGCATCTTCGCGGACCTCGGCACCGCCGCGGTGCCGCGCTACCTGGCGCGGGTCGACGGCGCGCCGGCCGGGATCGCCAGCGCGCGCTTCGCCGACGGCCTGGTCCAGCTGTGCGGCGCGGCCACCGCGCCGCGGTTCCGTCGCCGCGGCGTGCAGCGCGCGCTCCTGACCACGCGCCTGGCCGACGCGGTCGCCGCCGGCTGCGACCTCGCGGTGGTCACCACCGCGCCGGCGTCACAGTCCCAGGCCAACGTCATGCGGATCGGCTTCGCGCTCGCGTACGCCCGCGCGGTGCTGCTGCGGGCGCCGGTCGGCCGGTAG